One stretch of Bacteroidota bacterium DNA includes these proteins:
- a CDS encoding DUF4065 domain-containing protein — protein sequence MSIQLSQKQIGQRIAGLRKLKGLSQEALAKQLHISRPSLAQVELGNRSIDALELQKLSIVLGFSLDDFMSANFHESQDLEAEAEIKAKKPEERISVPTLQVNKFKNVLLYILERCAGKPNVGETVLYKLLYFSDFNYYELYEEHLTGATYRKLPYGPVPQKLDTIINQMIEKNDLQRVKTDYHGYPKIRYLPLVKADLTGLKASEKEVIDRVIAQMSDWSATAISDYSHNDLPCEVTDEGKEISYELAFYRELPYSVRVYDENDD from the coding sequence ATGAGCATACAACTTTCACAAAAGCAAATAGGTCAGAGGATAGCCGGACTTCGCAAACTGAAGGGATTGTCGCAGGAAGCTCTGGCTAAACAACTTCATATTTCCCGACCGTCATTAGCCCAAGTTGAATTGGGCAACCGAAGTATTGATGCCTTGGAGTTGCAAAAGTTGTCAATTGTCCTGGGTTTTTCTTTAGATGATTTCATGTCGGCTAATTTTCATGAAAGCCAGGATCTTGAAGCTGAGGCAGAAATTAAAGCCAAAAAGCCGGAGGAACGTATTTCTGTCCCCACTTTGCAAGTCAATAAGTTTAAGAATGTGCTTTTATATATTCTTGAAAGATGTGCAGGTAAGCCGAATGTCGGCGAGACTGTCCTTTACAAGCTGCTTTACTTCTCCGATTTCAATTATTATGAGTTATATGAGGAACATCTGACAGGCGCAACATACCGTAAGTTACCTTATGGGCCTGTTCCGCAAAAGTTAGATACCATCATCAATCAGATGATCGAAAAAAATGACCTGCAAAGAGTTAAAACCGACTACCATGGTTATCCGAAAATTCGTTATCTGCCTTTGGTGAAAGCAGATTTAACCGGATTAAAAGCCAGTGAAAAAGAAGTGATTGACAGGGTCATTGCGCAAATGAGCGATTGGTCGGCAACAGCAATCAGCGATTATTCGCATAATGATTTGCCTTGTGAGGTCACAGATGAAGGGAAAGAAATCAGCTATGAGTTAGCTTTTTACAGGGAACTCCCCTACTCTGTGAGAGTGTATGACGAAAACGATGATTAG
- a CDS encoding PmeII family type II restriction endonuclease — translation MKSIEQTEYKSKGNYYKICGKRFWELISGEPDLYIKLIEPLGHEAEKRNIEFKKSYGSLINRLTKEFLEDFCNENGSINWEKLLIFNSSSDPQG, via the coding sequence ATGAAATCCATAGAGCAAACCGAGTATAAATCGAAAGGTAATTATTATAAAATCTGTGGGAAACGATTCTGGGAGTTAATTTCCGGGGAACCTGATTTATACATAAAATTAATTGAACCTCTGGGTCATGAAGCTGAGAAAAGAAATATTGAATTCAAAAAATCTTATGGAAGCCTCATCAACAGATTAACAAAAGAATTTCTTGAAGATTTCTGTAATGAAAATGGCAGTATTAATTGGGAAAAGCTGCTGATCTTTAATTCTTCCTCTGATCCCCAAGGTTAA
- a CDS encoding HNH endonuclease gives MSYEGKMLEDLNMPTRKEVEDAILRSLFKHNGVIKEFGAGEEIVSEIAVDFNLNLKQLNAFLETTVRKENRLKKSSLWHRLLFRAADNLAKNDLVTRPTKTIHITNKREWMLTEAGYDKALKILGIPLVQKETLSIKSYEVQKIVKKLNEQQRPQNYTPFENSKKVMALTKEVKLRYRGFRQAIIEAYDCKCTVCGMKITSPDSLQWEVEAAHIVPYRLNGKDDIWNGLALCHLHHWAFDVGWFTLDDNYNVQASTQIQYLPNDFGKIGDYNFIFELTKEKQRIYLPDRVEIFPHQNAIDWHRQNIFHH, from the coding sequence ATGAGTTATGAAGGAAAAATGCTTGAAGATTTAAATATGCCAACTCGAAAAGAAGTTGAAGACGCAATATTAAGATCGCTGTTCAAACACAATGGAGTGATTAAGGAATTTGGTGCAGGAGAAGAAATTGTCAGTGAAATTGCAGTTGATTTTAATTTGAATTTAAAACAATTAAATGCTTTTCTAGAAACTACTGTTAGAAAAGAAAACCGTTTAAAGAAATCCTCGCTTTGGCATCGTTTACTTTTTCGTGCTGCTGATAATTTAGCTAAAAATGATTTGGTTACTCGACCAACAAAAACAATTCATATAACCAACAAAAGGGAGTGGATGCTAACAGAAGCAGGTTATGACAAAGCATTAAAAATACTTGGTATTCCACTAGTTCAAAAAGAAACCTTATCTATTAAATCTTATGAAGTTCAAAAAATAGTTAAAAAGCTTAATGAGCAGCAAAGACCTCAAAATTATACTCCATTTGAAAACAGCAAAAAAGTAATGGCACTTACTAAGGAGGTAAAACTGCGGTATAGAGGGTTTCGTCAAGCAATTATTGAAGCCTACGACTGCAAATGTACGGTTTGTGGGATGAAGATTACTTCTCCTGATTCATTACAATGGGAAGTTGAGGCAGCACATATTGTCCCTTACCGTTTAAATGGCAAAGATGACATATGGAATGGTTTAGCTTTATGTCATTTACATCATTGGGCGTTTGACGTTGGTTGGTTTACCTTGGATGATAATTATAATGTTCAGGCTTCAACTCAAATTCAGTATTTACCAAATGATTTTGGTAAAATCGGCGATTATAATTTTATTTTTGAATTAACAAAAGAAAAACAGAGAATTTATTTACCAGACAGAGTAGAAATTTTTCCACATCAAAATGCCATTGACTGGCATCGTCAAAATATTTTTCATCATTAA
- a CDS encoding transposase encodes MEPVSFFFTPTLVAHKQYEALRMYFVENRPAHEVADLFGYTYRAFTSLISSFRSKLNGDMTGSFFFVEKHAGRKISSSTKDAKSVIIEMRKKYYSVPDIKAAMDGLGYSLSEKNIYNIISSEGFSRLPRRSRLVRQQLDRVQIEAEKSSPLSFDPEIIKSSNAGILMFLALIKHYKIDTVIDNSAYPGTSLIGKTSSILCFLALKLANRRRYSSDDTWCMDRGMGLFAGLNVLPKTAWYTSYSDRITSEMNRGFLKQLHRVWMKNGLLEDAANLDFTTIPYWGDDSHLENNWSGKRGKALGSMLAVLAHDPDTGLIDYGNANILQKNESAVVLEFLDFYRSNNSNKEPLRYIVFDSKFTNYENLKELDKAEIKFITIRRRGKQILDRIQNLPVKGWTVVKVECAGNKHRTLRVFDEEVFLKGYDNTIRQITITGNGKIKPAIIITNDFDMAVEKIIRKYARRWIVEKTISEQIEFFHLNLVSSSMVIKVDFDLTMSILAHNLYRLLALRLERYENFTVQRLYEKFVLNGADIVIDENNITVQLKKKRTLPLILEVMKQFSRQKYSWLNNMNVTFEGASYS; translated from the coding sequence ATGGAACCAGTATCTTTCTTCTTTACACCGACATTAGTGGCGCATAAGCAGTATGAAGCCCTTAGGATGTATTTTGTCGAAAACAGACCCGCTCATGAAGTCGCCGATCTTTTTGGGTATACATATCGGGCCTTTACCTCGCTTATCTCTTCCTTTCGCAGTAAATTGAATGGGGACATGACAGGCTCTTTCTTTTTCGTTGAAAAGCATGCGGGAAGAAAAATTTCCTCTTCGACCAAAGACGCCAAATCGGTTATTATCGAAATGCGAAAGAAATACTACTCTGTACCAGATATCAAAGCCGCCATGGATGGTTTGGGCTACTCCTTGTCCGAGAAAAATATTTATAACATTATCTCATCCGAAGGATTTTCGCGTTTACCCAGACGATCCAGACTTGTACGCCAGCAACTCGATCGTGTACAGATAGAAGCTGAAAAGTCAAGCCCTCTGTCATTTGATCCGGAGATTATTAAAAGCTCCAATGCCGGGATACTGATGTTTCTTGCCTTGATCAAACACTACAAGATAGACACGGTCATTGACAACTCAGCCTATCCCGGCACCTCACTCATAGGAAAAACATCGTCCATTCTATGTTTTCTTGCCTTGAAGTTAGCGAATCGTCGCCGGTATTCGTCAGATGACACCTGGTGTATGGACAGGGGTATGGGTTTATTTGCAGGGCTGAATGTATTGCCAAAAACCGCATGGTACACTTCCTATTCCGATCGCATCACCAGTGAAATGAACCGGGGGTTTTTAAAACAACTTCATCGTGTATGGATGAAAAACGGATTGCTGGAAGATGCCGCCAATCTGGATTTTACAACGATTCCGTATTGGGGCGACGATAGTCATCTAGAGAACAACTGGTCGGGTAAAAGGGGTAAGGCACTGGGCAGTATGCTGGCCGTTCTTGCACATGATCCTGACACCGGACTGATTGATTACGGCAATGCCAATATCTTACAAAAAAATGAAAGCGCAGTCGTTCTTGAATTTCTGGATTTCTATCGTAGCAACAATTCCAATAAGGAGCCGCTTCGCTATATCGTTTTTGACAGCAAGTTCACCAATTATGAAAACCTGAAGGAACTGGATAAAGCAGAAATTAAATTTATCACCATCCGCCGCAGAGGAAAACAAATCCTGGACAGAATCCAGAATTTACCCGTAAAAGGATGGACGGTAGTGAAAGTTGAATGTGCCGGAAATAAACACAGGACCCTGAGGGTATTTGATGAAGAGGTTTTCCTTAAAGGGTATGATAACACAATTCGTCAGATTACAATAACAGGGAATGGTAAAATCAAACCTGCCATAATCATTACCAACGATTTTGATATGGCTGTCGAAAAAATAATCAGAAAATATGCACGCCGTTGGATTGTCGAAAAAACCATCTCGGAACAAATTGAATTCTTTCACTTGAACCTGGTGTCCTCTTCAATGGTCATTAAAGTTGATTTTGATCTGACCATGTCCATTCTCGCACACAACCTTTACAGATTGCTTGCTTTGAGGCTTGAACGATACGAGAACTTCACCGTTCAACGATTATATGAGAAATTCGTACTCAATGGCGCCGATATTGTCATCGACGAAAACAATATTACCGTTCAACTTAAAAAGAAAAGAACCCTCCCGCTCATTCTCGAGGTAATGAAACAATTTTCCAGGCAGAAATACTCCTGGCTTAACAATATGAATGTTACCTTTGAGGGAGCTTCCTACTCGTAA
- a CDS encoding TonB-dependent receptor, which yields MKKIYKFISLLALLIMVANLVFAQGTTTSAINGKVSGSNNDPLPGATVLIVDVNSGTHYGTTTDLDGFYRLPNLNVGGPYKLTISYVGYQNFEQDNIYLVLGQTHKYNATLSETALQLIGAEIIGQRESIFDGNRTGAQTNIGENSISKIPSVGRNITDFTRLTPQARVNGDGALEIAGMNNRYNAIFIDGAVNNDVYGLAASGTNGGQIGISPFSMDIIDQFTISVAPYDIKLGGFAGGGINAVTRRGTNEFSGSAYYYMRNQALAGKTPTDNPEVDRIKLSDFSSSTYGFRLGGPIIKDKVFFFANAEIQKDATPQPFDFTKYTGSLTREDLQSLTSFVNSEYGYDPGSFEGADRTLDGLKLFGRLDWNISKNHKLMLRHQYSYGKAIIPGYPSSTSLYFSNAGQDFTSKTNSTALELKSTIGNKYSNDLILGLTFVKDDRDPMGDNFPFVKIKDGNASVYFGSEEFSTANILNQDIVTLTDNFEIYKGTHTFTIGTHNEFYHFYNLFVRQNFGSYQFDSLSVFLNGGPAFQYDRTFSLMDNVTGDGSKAAADFNAIQLGFYGQWENQWSENFKTTLGVRFDIPMYLEQPPVNNNFNDTIIPLIEAAGYDMKDAKTGQMPTTQLMISPRLGFNWDVNGKQKTQVRGGIGVFTSRIPFVWPGGSYTNNGVTTGGMRLLLDPTDIDQRLYFNPVWDNQPSLPPGKPSGQVDLFAKKFKFPQVFRASLAVDQKLPWSLIGTAEFTYTKTLNNIMYHNYRYIKSGKTLTGTGDNRPLWTKVDLSNTNSNYTDFIFGDNTNKGYTYYITFKLQKNEFHGFSGMLSYTYGMGESMNDGLSSQNSSQWRVPNVRGKNDLDLGISDFAMGSRVIAFLSYKIDYIKHMATTIGIYYNGQYGQRYSYGYADGSSKFLGEDNQSLELIYVPNDQNDINLIDIVKNDEIVLSKDQQWDDLNNFIENDEYLKTRRGQYAERNSSHTPFESIIDLHFAQDFYITTKGGNKNTLQVTFDVFNLTNLLNKDWGRRYYVSGYYNNYPLIKFEGFQEDGITPNFTFTKPKGDVWSIDDSGLFSSRWQGQIGVRYIFGKQ from the coding sequence ATGAAAAAAATTTACAAATTTATTTCATTATTGGCCTTACTTATCATGGTGGCCAATTTAGTGTTCGCACAAGGGACGACGACCTCGGCCATTAATGGCAAAGTGAGTGGTTCAAACAATGATCCACTTCCCGGAGCCACTGTGCTGATTGTTGACGTGAACTCCGGTACACATTATGGTACGACTACTGACCTTGATGGTTTTTACCGTTTACCTAACCTGAATGTAGGTGGCCCTTACAAGCTAACCATCTCCTATGTGGGTTATCAGAATTTTGAGCAGGATAATATTTATCTTGTTCTCGGACAGACTCATAAATACAATGCAACGTTGAGCGAAACAGCTTTGCAGCTTATCGGAGCCGAAATCATCGGGCAGAGGGAAAGTATTTTCGACGGTAATCGTACGGGTGCGCAAACTAATATTGGAGAGAATAGTATCTCCAAAATACCATCAGTTGGAAGGAATATTACCGATTTTACGCGTCTTACTCCCCAAGCCAGAGTAAATGGCGACGGTGCACTGGAAATTGCCGGTATGAACAACCGTTATAATGCTATTTTCATTGATGGTGCTGTAAATAATGATGTTTATGGACTCGCCGCAAGTGGTACAAATGGCGGACAAATTGGCATTTCACCCTTCAGCATGGATATCATTGACCAGTTTACCATTTCTGTTGCCCCATATGATATTAAACTGGGTGGTTTTGCCGGAGGTGGCATCAATGCAGTCACACGCAGAGGGACAAATGAATTTTCCGGATCTGCATATTATTACATGAGAAATCAAGCATTAGCAGGGAAAACCCCGACAGACAACCCGGAAGTAGATAGAATAAAGCTCTCTGATTTCTCTTCAAGTACTTATGGTTTCCGTCTTGGCGGACCAATTATAAAGGACAAGGTTTTCTTCTTCGCCAATGCTGAAATTCAAAAAGATGCTACACCGCAACCATTCGATTTCACTAAATACACCGGAAGCCTTACACGTGAAGATCTCCAGAGCCTTACCAGTTTTGTTAACAGTGAATATGGATATGATCCCGGATCTTTTGAAGGTGCCGACCGCACCCTTGACGGACTCAAACTTTTTGGGCGCCTCGATTGGAACATTAGCAAAAATCATAAGCTGATGCTTCGTCATCAATATTCATATGGCAAAGCTATCATTCCCGGTTACCCAAGCAGTACCAGTCTTTATTTCTCAAATGCCGGTCAGGATTTTACAAGTAAAACCAATTCTACAGCCCTTGAATTGAAGAGTACCATCGGAAACAAATACTCAAATGACCTCATTCTGGGTCTTACTTTTGTCAAAGACGACCGTGATCCGATGGGAGATAACTTTCCCTTTGTCAAAATCAAGGATGGCAATGCCAGCGTCTATTTTGGAAGCGAGGAATTCTCTACGGCTAATATTCTGAATCAGGACATTGTCACTCTCACGGATAATTTTGAGATCTATAAAGGGACACACACCTTTACCATCGGGACACACAATGAGTTTTACCATTTCTATAACTTGTTCGTCCGTCAAAACTTCGGTTCTTACCAGTTCGATAGCTTGAGTGTTTTCTTAAATGGTGGGCCGGCTTTTCAGTACGACAGGACCTTTTCTCTCATGGATAATGTGACCGGTGATGGTTCGAAAGCAGCGGCCGATTTCAATGCTATACAACTTGGTTTTTATGGACAATGGGAAAACCAGTGGTCGGAAAACTTCAAGACTACCCTCGGCGTAAGATTCGATATCCCTATGTACCTGGAACAACCTCCTGTCAACAATAATTTCAATGACACCATTATTCCGCTGATTGAGGCTGCCGGATATGATATGAAAGATGCAAAAACTGGTCAGATGCCAACAACACAACTGATGATCTCACCCAGATTAGGTTTCAACTGGGATGTCAACGGTAAACAAAAGACACAGGTACGTGGCGGCATAGGTGTCTTTACCAGCCGTATACCTTTTGTATGGCCAGGAGGCTCCTACACCAACAATGGCGTGACTACAGGAGGTATGAGATTGTTACTTGACCCTACGGATATTGATCAAAGGTTGTATTTTAATCCTGTATGGGATAATCAGCCATCACTGCCGCCGGGTAAACCATCCGGACAAGTTGACCTCTTTGCAAAGAAGTTTAAATTCCCGCAGGTATTCCGGGCTAGCCTGGCTGTTGACCAGAAACTTCCATGGAGTCTCATTGGAACAGCCGAATTCACCTATACTAAAACCCTCAATAATATCATGTACCATAATTACAGGTACATTAAGAGTGGCAAAACACTAACCGGTACTGGTGACAACCGCCCGCTTTGGACTAAAGTTGACCTGAGTAACACAAATTCAAACTATACCGATTTCATTTTCGGTGATAATACAAATAAAGGATATACCTATTATATTACATTTAAGTTACAGAAAAATGAATTTCATGGATTCTCCGGTATGTTGTCCTATACATATGGAATGGGAGAATCAATGAACGATGGGCTATCGTCGCAGAATTCATCGCAATGGAGGGTTCCTAACGTGAGAGGTAAAAATGACCTCGACCTGGGCATATCCGATTTTGCCATGGGTTCAAGGGTGATTGCTTTTCTGTCATATAAAATTGATTATATAAAACATATGGCTACAACCATTGGCATTTATTACAATGGACAGTATGGCCAGCGTTACTCATATGGTTATGCCGATGGATCCAGCAAATTCCTCGGTGAGGATAACCAAAGCCTTGAATTAATATATGTGCCCAACGACCAGAATGACATCAATCTTATTGATATTGTTAAAAATGATGAAATCGTGCTTTCTAAAGACCAACAATGGGATGACCTGAACAATTTCATTGAGAATGATGAATACCTGAAAACACGACGTGGCCAGTATGCGGAGCGTAACAGTTCACATACACCATTTGAGAGTATCATCGATCTGCACTTTGCACAGGATTTCTATATTACCACCAAAGGTGGCAACAAGAATACCCTCCAGGTCACTTTCGATGTATTTAATCTCACCAATTTGCTGAATAAGGATTGGGGTCGCAGGTATTATGTTTCCGGATATTATAATAACTATCCGTTGATCAAGTTTGAAGGTTTCCAGGAGGATGGGATCACTCCAAATTTCACTTTCACCAAGCCAAAAGGTGATGTTTGGAGTATTGACGACTCCGGTCTTTTCAGCTCCAGGTGGCAGGGACAGATTGGCGTGAGGTACATTTTCGGTAAACAGTAA
- a CDS encoding ectonucleotide pyrophosphatase/phosphodiesterase, which yields MKIHFRIIGILLLTIFLVLGSCRQPVRTSAQVSSDVSQKPYVVILSMDGFRWDYPDKVITPNLNYMAENGVKARSLQPCFPSKTFPNHYSMATGLYPDHNGIVNNSFYDRALDAHYAIEDRDAVEDGRFYAGEPLWVTAEKQHMITASYFWVGSEASIENIRPTYWKEYDKDISFERRIDTVVYWLQLPTDKRPHLVMLYFEEPDVTGHDYGPESQHTMSKVVYMDSLVGVLITKLKTLSIYDQINLIVTSDHGMAQIFRDKTEFLGEKLDRAWFDAIEGSNPIYNLYVKDIYFDTVYSILNRIQHISTWKRGEVPPRLHYGNNPRVGDIIVVADSLWSVRWSDRGNYMYGGTHGYDNRNMDMHAIFYALGPAFKKGYVQPTFENTDIYPLVSHILGLASATTDGTLEHIAGMLKSQP from the coding sequence ATGAAAATCCACTTCCGAATTATCGGGATTCTTTTGCTGACGATCTTCCTCGTGCTTGGCAGCTGCCGGCAACCTGTCAGAACCTCAGCACAGGTATCATCCGATGTATCTCAAAAACCCTATGTCGTCATTCTCTCCATGGATGGTTTCCGTTGGGATTATCCCGATAAGGTCATCACTCCTAATCTGAATTACATGGCCGAAAACGGTGTTAAAGCCCGCTCCCTGCAGCCCTGCTTTCCATCAAAAACCTTTCCCAATCACTATTCAATGGCAACAGGTTTATATCCTGATCATAACGGCATCGTCAATAACAGCTTCTATGATCGGGCTCTGGATGCTCATTATGCTATTGAGGATCGCGATGCTGTTGAGGATGGCAGGTTTTATGCTGGCGAGCCGCTATGGGTGACTGCGGAAAAGCAGCACATGATCACCGCATCGTATTTTTGGGTAGGTTCGGAAGCATCTATCGAAAATATCCGTCCCACTTATTGGAAAGAGTATGATAAGGATATCTCCTTTGAACGCAGAATTGATACCGTTGTTTATTGGCTTCAATTACCTACTGACAAACGGCCGCACCTGGTCATGCTATACTTTGAGGAGCCGGATGTGACAGGCCATGACTATGGTCCTGAAAGCCAACATACCATGAGTAAAGTCGTATATATGGATAGCCTTGTCGGTGTACTGATCACAAAGCTTAAAACACTTTCCATTTATGACCAGATCAATCTCATTGTTACTTCTGATCATGGCATGGCGCAAATTTTCAGGGATAAAACCGAATTCCTGGGAGAGAAGCTCGACAGGGCATGGTTTGATGCCATTGAAGGCAGCAATCCAATATATAATCTCTATGTAAAGGATATTTATTTTGATACGGTTTATTCCATATTAAACCGTATCCAGCATATCAGCACATGGAAACGCGGAGAGGTGCCGCCACGCCTGCATTATGGGAATAATCCCAGAGTTGGCGACATTATCGTCGTTGCCGACAGCTTATGGTCGGTGAGATGGAGCGACAGAGGAAACTATATGTATGGCGGAACACATGGCTACGATAACCGGAACATGGATATGCATGCCATCTTTTATGCCTTAGGACCGGCATTTAAAAAGGGATATGTCCAGCCTACATTCGAAAATACAGATATCTACCCTCTGGTGTCGCACATCCTGGGTCTTGCATCGGCCACAACTGACGGCACCCTGGAGCATATAGCAGGCATGCTCAAAAGTCAGCCTTAA
- a CDS encoding DUF4340 domain-containing protein: MFKKMNFRILIIVFLVLLAVVLISKYVDSRRGERTFKKELVQVDMNDITAVLYNPDPKTPDEVKIVRDGGQWKVFSGDKVYRADSSMVAGIITSLINLKPERVAATDESKWKEFKVDDTSGTLVTLLKGEDVIASLIIGKFSYTPQPSQNPYQKQQGKMTSYVRLKDDKVVYAVDGFLKFAFQKDANALRDKGLVRTKKEDIIRLAFNYPGDSSFTLTRQGNSWMVNGQVCDSVKTVRYLATVARLSSGDLLDETNVTPGYAQYTVTIEANNMNPIELKAIPADTVNKFIITSSLNPGAYFSGGKNKLFNKIFVSSKNFLPVQ, translated from the coding sequence ATGTTTAAAAAAATGAATTTCAGGATACTTATCATCGTTTTTCTTGTTCTTCTGGCTGTTGTTCTGATTTCAAAATACGTTGACAGCAGAAGAGGAGAAAGAACATTTAAAAAGGAGCTTGTCCAGGTCGATATGAATGATATCACAGCAGTGCTGTATAATCCGGATCCGAAAACGCCTGATGAGGTGAAAATCGTCAGAGATGGTGGACAATGGAAGGTCTTTTCCGGTGACAAAGTATACAGAGCCGACTCATCGATGGTTGCAGGCATAATCACGTCGCTGATTAACCTGAAACCTGAAAGGGTGGCAGCAACAGATGAGTCCAAGTGGAAAGAGTTCAAGGTTGATGACACCAGCGGCACCCTCGTCACGCTGCTCAAAGGTGAGGATGTCATTGCAAGCCTGATTATCGGTAAATTTTCATATACTCCTCAGCCTTCCCAGAATCCCTATCAGAAACAGCAGGGTAAGATGACATCTTATGTACGTTTGAAAGATGACAAAGTTGTTTATGCTGTTGATGGATTTCTGAAGTTTGCTTTTCAGAAGGACGCCAATGCACTCAGGGATAAAGGATTAGTGAGGACAAAGAAAGAAGACATCATACGGTTGGCTTTCAATTATCCCGGCGATTCATCGTTCACACTGACGCGGCAGGGTAACAGCTGGATGGTGAACGGACAGGTATGTGATTCCGTTAAAACCGTCAGATACCTGGCGACAGTCGCCCGATTGTCCAGTGGCGATCTTCTTGATGAAACAAATGTGACCCCGGGTTATGCTCAATATACCGTGACGATAGAGGCCAATAACATGAATCCTATTGAATTGAAGGCGATACCGGCCGACACTGTCAATAAATTCATCATTACATCAAGTCTGAATCCCGGTGCTTATTTCAGCGGTGGGAAAAATAAACTTTTTAATAAGATATTCGTCAGCAGTAAAAACTTTCTTCCCGTCCAGTAG
- a CDS encoding Gldg family protein has protein sequence MKKKKSIIYQILLILAVIVLVNILADKFFVRFDLTGDHRYTLSKATKNIIRDLDEPVTVTAYFTEDLPPQFIKTKRDFKELLVEYNNISKGKVVYEFINPNESQETEMKAMKQGIQPVLINAREKDQVKQQKAYMGALIQMGEQKDVIPFMQQGSAMEYALSSSIKKLTVKDKPLIGFLQGHGEPGLSAFQQVYSSLTVLYSVEPVTLTDTVNNLLKYKTVVIMAPVDSIPESHFRQLDEYLAQGGNLLIAIKRVEGNLNQLTGQAVNTGLEKWLADKGCTVESNFIVDASCASVGMRQSQGMFTYTSNIRFPYLPVITKFADHPAVAGLEAVILPFASSITYSGDTSVSFLPIAFTSDKSGTQPAPVYFDIQKRWTDGDFPLAAIPVAGILSGKLSGNVNSRIVIIANGDFAVNGEGQQAQQIQQDNLNLMVNSIDWLSDDTGLIELRTKGVTARPLDQIDEGKKTFLKYLNFLLPIVIIIGYGGIRMQRNRKLRIKRMEEGYV, from the coding sequence ATGAAAAAGAAAAAGTCGATAATATATCAAATCCTGTTGATACTGGCAGTTATCGTGTTGGTCAACATTCTTGCTGATAAGTTTTTTGTCCGTTTCGATCTTACCGGTGATCACCGGTACACCTTAAGCAAGGCAACAAAAAATATCATCAGAGACCTCGATGAGCCTGTCACCGTGACAGCTTATTTTACAGAAGACCTGCCACCACAGTTTATAAAGACCAAACGTGATTTCAAAGAGTTGCTTGTTGAATATAACAATATCTCTAAGGGCAAGGTGGTATATGAGTTTATAAATCCCAATGAAAGCCAGGAGACAGAGATGAAGGCCATGAAACAGGGTATTCAACCTGTGCTAATCAATGCCAGGGAGAAAGACCAGGTGAAACAGCAGAAGGCCTATATGGGTGCATTGATTCAGATGGGTGAGCAGAAGGACGTGATACCTTTTATGCAACAGGGGTCAGCAATGGAATATGCCCTGTCATCAAGCATTAAGAAGCTGACAGTAAAAGATAAACCTCTCATCGGCTTTCTCCAGGGTCACGGTGAGCCTGGACTGTCCGCTTTCCAGCAGGTATATTCATCATTAACTGTCCTTTACTCCGTTGAACCAGTTACTTTGACCGATACGGTCAATAATCTCCTTAAATACAAGACTGTTGTGATAATGGCACCTGTGGATTCCATTCCTGAAAGCCATTTCAGGCAGCTGGATGAATACCTTGCCCAAGGCGGAAACCTGCTGATCGCCATCAAACGCGTTGAGGGTAACCTGAACCAGTTGACAGGCCAGGCAGTCAATACCGGCCTGGAGAAGTGGCTGGCTGACAAAGGGTGCACAGTGGAATCCAATTTCATCGTGGATGCAAGCTGTGCCAGCGTTGGCATGCGGCAGTCACAAGGCATGTTCACTTATACGTCCAATATCCGTTTCCCTTACCTGCCCGTCATCACCAAGTTTGCCGACCATCCGGCAGTGGCAGGCCTTGAAGCAGTGATACTGCCATTTGCCAGCTCAATAACTTATAGTGGAGATACATCCGTGTCGTTTCTTCCTATTGCCTTTACATCCGATAAATCAGGCACTCAGCCCGCTCCCGTTTATTTTGACATTCAGAAACGCTGGACCGATGGTGATTTCCCGTTGGCAGCAATACCTGTTGCAGGAATTCTGAGTGGTAAACTCTCCGGTAATGTGAATTCCAGGATAGTTATCATTGCCAATGGCGATTTCGCTGTGAACGGTGAAGGGCAACAGGCTCAGCAGATACAACAGGATAATCTGAATCTCATGGTCAATTCAATCGACTGGTTGTCGGATGATACCGGTCTCATAGAACTCCGGACAAAAGGTGTTACGGCCCGCCCTCTTGATCAGATCGACGAGGGCAAAAAGACATTTCTGAAATATCTCAATTTCCTGTTGCCGATAGTTATCATAATAGGTTACGGAGGAATCAGGATGCAGCGTAACAGAAAACTAAGAATTAAAAGAATGGAGGAAGGCTATGTTTAA